Proteins encoded in a region of the Luteimonas viscosa genome:
- a CDS encoding aminotransferase class IV family protein: MTRAFFNGQPAAAAELQPLALANYGHFTSMQVRARAVRGLDLHLQRLKAGTRELFDSPLEEARIRIAILAALDADGVDDASVRVTVFSRAFDYTRPDAVVPVDVLVSLTAPREADPKPAWVKTYPFQRPLPQLKHVGTFPLFQSRRQARRDGFDDALFVDPKGRISEGSVWNIGFWDGTQVIWPQAEALRGTEERLLQLGLAEIGVTQRHTPVEARALGGLRAAFAANATGIWPIAGIDDLALRPDPALMERLAAARATQPWQPLGPG, translated from the coding sequence GTGACCCGAGCCTTTTTTAACGGCCAGCCCGCCGCCGCCGCCGAACTGCAGCCCCTGGCATTGGCCAACTACGGCCACTTCACCTCGATGCAGGTGCGCGCACGCGCGGTACGCGGCCTCGACCTGCACCTGCAGCGGTTGAAGGCGGGAACGCGCGAACTGTTCGACTCCCCGCTCGAGGAGGCACGCATCCGCATCGCCATCCTCGCCGCGCTCGATGCCGACGGCGTGGACGATGCCAGCGTGCGGGTCACCGTGTTCTCGCGCGCCTTCGACTACACCCGGCCGGACGCCGTCGTGCCGGTCGACGTGCTGGTCTCGCTCACGGCGCCGCGCGAGGCCGATCCGAAGCCGGCCTGGGTGAAGACCTACCCGTTCCAGCGCCCGCTGCCGCAGCTCAAGCACGTCGGCACCTTCCCCCTGTTCCAGTCGCGGCGGCAGGCGCGGCGCGACGGCTTCGACGACGCGCTGTTCGTCGACCCGAAGGGCCGGATCAGCGAGGGCTCGGTCTGGAACATCGGATTCTGGGACGGCACGCAGGTCATCTGGCCGCAGGCGGAGGCCCTGCGCGGCACCGAGGAGCGGCTGCTGCAGCTGGGGCTGGCGGAGATCGGCGTGACGCAGCGCCACACGCCGGTGGAAGCGCGCGCCCTGGGCGGCCTGCGGGCCGCCTTCGCGGCCAACGCCACCGGCATCTGGCCGATCGCGGGGATCGACGATCTCGCGCTGCGGCCCGATCCGGCGCTGATGGAGCGACTTGCCGCCGCCCGGGCGACGCAACCATGGCAGCCCCTGGGCCCGGGCTAG
- the rimM gene encoding ribosome maturation factor RimM (Essential for efficient processing of 16S rRNA), which yields MNAPTRRILMGRIHGAFGVRGELKLESFSDPPEAIFRYRPWILRDADGGERELEGGHGRSTAKGIVMRLPGVEDRDAAEAMRGSEILVPRAALPPPKPGEYYWVDLEGLRVVNTEGVDFGRVSHLFSTGANDVLVARGERERMIPFVEPDYIVSVDFDTGVVMVDWDADF from the coding sequence GTGAACGCACCGACGCGCCGTATCCTCATGGGCAGGATCCACGGCGCGTTCGGCGTGCGTGGAGAACTCAAGCTCGAATCCTTCAGCGACCCACCCGAAGCGATCTTCCGCTACCGCCCCTGGATCCTGCGCGACGCCGACGGCGGCGAGCGTGAGCTCGAAGGCGGGCACGGGCGCAGCACCGCCAAGGGCATCGTCATGCGGCTGCCGGGGGTCGAGGACCGCGACGCCGCCGAGGCGATGCGAGGCAGCGAGATCCTCGTTCCGCGCGCGGCGCTGCCGCCGCCGAAGCCGGGCGAATACTACTGGGTCGACCTCGAAGGCCTGCGCGTGGTGAACACCGAAGGCGTCGATTTCGGCAGGGTGTCGCACCTGTTCTCCACCGGCGCCAACGACGTGCTGGTCGCGCGTGGCGAACGCGAGCGGATGATCCCGTTCGTCGAGCCGGACTACATCGTGTCGGTGGATTTCGACACCGGCGTGGTCATGGTCGACTGGGATGCGGACTTCTGA
- the rpsP gene encoding 30S ribosomal protein S16 produces the protein MVKIRLTRGGAKKRPFYHIIVTDSRSARDGRNIERVGYYNPVAQGAEQRIVLDTARVDHWVSQGAQLTDKVRNLYREAAKAAAPAA, from the coding sequence ATGGTCAAGATCCGCCTCACCCGCGGCGGCGCGAAGAAGCGCCCCTTCTACCACATCATCGTCACCGACTCGCGCAGCGCGCGCGACGGCCGCAACATCGAGCGTGTGGGTTACTACAACCCGGTCGCGCAGGGTGCCGAGCAGCGCATCGTGCTGGACACCGCGCGCGTCGACCATTGGGTTTCGCAGGGCGCGCAGCTGACCGACAAGGTCCGCAACCTGTACCGCGAAGCCGCCAAGGCCGCCGCCCCGGCCGCCTGA